CGGCTCGGATTCCTGGCGAGCAATGTGTTTTTGAGAAGGTCCCGGTTCATGGCCGTGTCGTCTGTCAGGGACGCGCGAACGGGGATGGGGACCTGTTCATTGACCTTGAGTTCACGGATGGCAGCAAGGTCCAGTTGGGAACCGGTGCGTTCGTGAATCCGCTGTTCGGATTGCGAGGAGTCGCCACCGTGAACGCGGACGGTGGAGTCAGCCTGGAGTGGGACTGATTGCCGCCAGGGATCTTCCCGGATTTGTAAGGGCCTCCGTTGCGCAGTGAGGTTGAAGGTCATGGCTTCAGTGAAGAGAGAGGTCCTGGAGGTGGCTGGGGATGTCTGCATGCAGTTGGACCGGCAGCAGCGCCTTGACGCCGTGCTGGAGCGTGCGTGGCGGTCGTCGACGCACTTCGCGCTCATCCGGCGGGGACGGATGCGGGTCGACGGCGCGGACGTCGTCGTGCCCACGCCGGAGCTGAAGCGCCTTCAGCGTGACTTCGAGCGGATCCGGGGGGCGGCGGTGGAGTCGCGGTGGGTTTCGTCCTGGCCGGGGACGACTTCTGGGTCCAGTGCCGCGCTGTGGGTGCGGTGCCGGACGAATGGCGGCGTGCGCCTGCCCCTGAACGAAGAGAGCCTCTGGAACGGAATCGACAGGTGGGACGACTTCCAGCTGTTCGAAGGACCCAAACTGAAGCTGTTCGTCTGCAGCCACGAGGGGTTTGGCACCGTCTGGGGAAACGAGCGATTCTTCCGGGACCTGGGGATTGCTCCCTCGCGGTGGAAGCCCGAGACGCATGAGCTGGTAGGTGAGCCCATGGCACCTGCTGCCTGGTCACTGCTCATGCAGGGAACACCCATTCCGTAGGATGGTCATGCGCTTCGAGCGCCGGAACCAGAAGAGGGAGGGGCGGCATGGTGACCGTCTTTGACATGGCCCGTATCATGGGCGCCGCGATTGGGGCGGGCCTCGGGATGGGCGTGGGGCACGTAGAGGCAGGGCTCATCGGTGGCATCGTGGGGGGCGTGCTGGGGCTCCTTGTGGGTGAGCGGCTGGGACGGCTGCCGCTCTTTCTCGCCCGCCGACAGCTATCGAAAGAACTCTCGCGGGCGACCGTGGCGGAGCTGGAGCGACGGCTGGTGGAGGAGTGCTTCCTGTCACACCTCATCCTGGCGGAGTTGCAGAGGAGGGGCGTGGACCTGGCCCCCTATGAACCGCTGCTCCTGGATTGGATCCACTCCGATTCGCCGATGCGACAGCAGTTCGGGAGGGTCAGCCTCCAGATCTTCTTCCCTCAACGGGCCGCGACACTGAAATGAAGACATCTACCCGCTGTGGAATCATCGGATTGCTGGGCTGGTTCGTGCCATCGGTGGGCGTCGCGGTCGTACTGATTGGCTTGGGGCTTGCCGGATTCTCGTCGTTGGATGCGCACCCTTTCCCTGGCGATCCGGCTGTCGCGGACCTGCTGGTGGAGGTGGCGCTCTGCGGGTGGCTGTTCCTTCTGGTCGGCTATGGTTTCTTCTTCGTCGCTCGGAAGGAGTCCGATCGGATCGTCCGGCTCTGGCGGTGGGTGCTTCCTCCGCTCACCTTGCTGTCATTCCTCGCGATGTCGCCGGCCCTTGCAGAGGTTGCCGGCAGGCATTGGGGGGAGTGGGGCCGCCTCAAGACCATGCTTCAGGACAACGAGCCCCGGGTTCGGGCCTTTTCAAGCCGGGCCGATGGGGTCTTGTCGAACGAGGAGTACGAGCGGGCGAAGGCGTGGCTGCTGGAGCAGTCCGTCACCTTCCAGTTCAAGACAGAACCTGAACCCGTCAGGCTTCGCCTCATGAGGACCGTCCCTCCCTACGTGGGCGTCGATTTCGGCCGGGGACAGAACGCGGTCTTCGATCCGGTGACGATGCACTGCATCTATTCGGATTGAGAGGTGTCGATGAGAAAAGATTGGACCTGGCCTACTGAGGCATTGGCCGGCGTTGTTTCGGGCCTGGAGTTGCTCGGCCCGGAGTTGTCGCAGGAACTGCGCGACCAATGGTGGCAGACCTTCCTGCCTGGATTGTCCACGTCAGGGCCATTTTATTCTTTCATTTTTGACTTCGCCAAGAAGGTCCAGGTGAAGATCGCTCTGAAGGCAGAGGTGCACTACTCGCGGCAGCAGCAGGGCGGTGTATTCCACGTCGTGTCCGAGCCCTTGCTTCCGGTCCTTCGCATCGAGGCTGCGTCACCCCCGCCCCTGAACATCCTGGAGGCAATGGTCTGGGAGCCTCCGAGACTCGGATCCCCTGGGTGGTGCGCCATCTGCCCCGAGTCCATGGAGTGGTCCATGGTCGTGGCGCATGACGGCCCGTTCTTCCTGAAACCCGCGCCCTGCATGGATCCGCCCTTCGAGGACTCTCCGTAGGACGGGGTTCATCCTCCACCCACCCCGTGCTAAAACGGGGATGTCCATGGAAGGCCGACTGCTTCTGAAGAACTGCGCCGTGTTCCGTGCGGACGGTCGCGTCCGCCACGGCATGGCCGTCGTGGTCGAAGAGGGCATCATCCGCCGCGTCGCCCCGGACGCCGAGGTGCCCGTGCTCCCCGGTGACTGGGAAGTGGCCTGTCGAGGCCGCCTCGTCGCCCCCGGGCTCGTGGACTGTCACTCGCACATGGTCAACGGGCAGCTCTTGCCCCCCAATGGCGACTTCCTCCTGCGCCAGCCCCGCTCGCGCCTGGAGCGCATGCGTTCGGTGGCCAACCTCCTCACCGCCGAGGACGTGGAGGTCCTGGCCCGCTTCGCCTCCGCCCGCGCGCTGCTCGATGGCGTCAGCCTCGTCGTGGACCACCTGTCGTGCCCCACCGACGTCGCCGGTGGCCTGGAGGCCCAGGCCCGCGCCGCGAACGCGCTGGGCATTCGACTCGTCACGTCCCACTCCACGCACAGCCTGGATGGCGCGGATGTGGCCAACGCCCAGGCGGACGCCAACGCAGACTTCGTCCGCCGCTACCGCGAACACCCCCGCGTCCGTGGCGCGCTCGGCTTCCATGCGTCCTACACCTGCGAGGATGCCCTCCTTTCCCGCATCGCGGGGCTGCGCAAGGAGCTGAACGCCGCCGTCGTGTTCCACCTGGCGGAGAACGAGGACGACCTCTCCACCACCTACGCCACGCACGGCCGCCGCGTCGTGCCGCGCCTGGACGCGCTGGGCCTCTTGGGCCCCCACGCCATCGCCGGCTACCCGCGCGCCGTGGAGCGCTCCGAGTCCGAGCGGCTGGCCGCCTCCGGCACCTTCATCGCCCTCACACCCCGCGCCACCCGCTCCATGGACCGCGCGGCCGAGTCCGCCGACGGCGCGCTGTCCAGCCTCCACCTCGTGGGCCTGGGCACCGGCGGCCATGGCACCCTCCAGGAGGAGCTGGCCGGGGCGCTCGTCAGCATGCTGTCCCTGGCGCGCTCCGGGCGCATGCCGGACCTGGATGACTCGCTGGCGCACCTGTTCGTCAGCGGCCCCGCGGAGCTGTGCACCCGCCTGTACGGCAAGCCGTCGGGCGGCGTGGAGGAGGGCAGCATCGCGGACCTCGTCGTCTACGACGCCATCCCCGCCGCGGACCCGGAGACGGGCTACTCGCCCTTCCTCCTGGGGCAGCTGACCGCCGCCCGCGTGGCGTGGACCATCGTGGATGGCCGCGTCTGCGTCCGCGAGGGACAGCTGCTGGGCAGCGACTTCGTGGACCTGGCCCGCGACGCCGCTGCCGCGCTCGGCCGTGTCTGGTCCCGCGCACGGCTGGGTTCGTAGGGTAGAAGGGGCGCGTGAGTGCCCTGCCTCCCCGCCTCGTGGACCTGCTGCGCGCCTCCCGCGCCCGCCGGGGTCCGCTGCTCGCTGACTCCGCCACCTCGGCCTTCCGCCTGCTGAATGGCGCCGCGGACGGCGTGCCGGACGTGACCGCGGACCTCTTCGGCGACGTCGTCGTGGTCAGCCTCTACCGGGACCTGACCGATGCCGAGGAGGTCACCCTGCTCGATGCCGCCGTCGCCGCATGGACACCCCGGAGCGTCTACCTGAAGCGCCGCCCGCGTGAGGCCCGTGTGCTCGCCAACGTGGCGAAGGACGCGCTCGCTCCGGAGTCCGCCGCGCGGGGTGAACCCGTGGAGGACTTCGTCGCGAAGGAGAACGGCCTGTCCTTCCACATCCACCCCGGACAGGGCCTCTCCGTGGGCCTCTACCTGGACATGCGCGACACCCGCGCGTGGCTCCAGGCCCAGGCCTCCGGCCTCACCGTGCTCAACCTCTTCGCGTACACCTGCGCCTTCGGCGTCGCCGCGACCGCCGGGGGCGCGAAGCGCGTGCTCAACATGGACGCCAGCCGCCGCGTGCTCGAGTGGGGCGAGGAGAACGCGCGCCTCAACGGCCAGGCCGTGGATCGCTACGACTACGTGGCGGGCGATGTCTTCGATTGGCTCGGGCGGCTCGCGAAGAAGGGGGAGTCCTTCGACGTCGTGGTCGCGGACCCTCCGTCGTTCTCCACCACCAAGACGACGCGCTTCTCCGCCGCTCGCGACTACGCCCGGCTGGCCGAGGCCGCCGCGAAGGTGGTGGCTCCCAGGGGCCGGCTGGTCGCCTGCTGCAACCTGGCGGGACTGCCTTCGCGCCGCTTCGAAGCCATGGTGCTGGAAGGCGTGACGCGGGCTGGCAGGAACGGGAAGACAGTGGGGTCGCTCGGTCCCTCGGGGCTCGACTTTCCGACACCTCCGGGTGAGGAACCGGCGCTCAAGGTGCACGTCGTCCAACTTCGTTAGCGCCTCCGGGCGGGGCGCGGCTACATTGCTTCCATGGCTCCCGCCGCCTCCTCGCCCCCGCGCGATGCGTTCCGCTTCGGCAACTACCGGCTCATCGATCGGATTGCCGTGGGGGGCATGGCGGAGATCTTCCTCGCGCACCAGTTGGATGCCAGCGGTGACGAGACGCCCATCGTCATCAAGCGCATCCGCCCGCATCTGTCCAAGCACGCGGCCTTCGTGAAGATGTTCCTCAACGAGGCGCGGCTGGCCGCCCAGCTCAACCACCCCAACATCGTGCAGATCCACGACCTGGGGAAGATCGTCGACAGCTACTTCATCGCCATGGAGTACGTGTCCGGCCGCGACATGCGCCGCGTCGTGCCCAAGGCCGAGTCCCTGGGGATTCCCTTCCCCATGGTGTACGCGCTGAAGATCGCATCCTGCGTCTGCGCGGGCCTGCACTACGCGCACCAGAAGAAGGACCGCTACGGCAACCCGCTCAACATCGTCCACCGCGACGTGACGCCGGAGAACATCGTCGTCGCGTTCGACGGCTCGGTGAAGGTGCTGGACTTCGGCATCGCCAAGGCCGCCAACCAGGTGGAGGAGACGCGGTCGGGGGAAATCAAGGGCAAGCTCAGCTACCTCTCCCCGGAGCAGTGTCTGGGCCGGCCGCTGGACTGCCGCAGCGACATCTTCTCGCTGGGCACCGTCCTCTACGAGTGGCTCACCGGCTTCAAGTTGTTCACCGGCGAATCCGACGTCGCCGTCATGCGCAGCATCACCGAAGCGAAAATCTACGCGCCGTCGTACTTCCGCGAGGACCTGCCGGAGCGCGTGGAGGCCATCCTGATGCGCGCGCTCGCCCGCGATCGCGAACGGCGCTACCAGACGGCGCTGGAGATGCAGCGCGACCTGGACGCCTTCCTGGAGTCCTACGACTTCACGCCCTCGCCGCTGCACCTGGCCAACTTCGTCAAGCAGCTCTTCGAGGACGAGCGCCCGCAGGAATTGAAGCGCCTGTCCACGCGCCAGTCCTCCGCGCCCACGTCGGAGATGGCGCTGGAGCTGGCGGAGGTGGCGGCGCACGTGGATGGCCCGCCCACGGAGGCCATGCGCATGGATGATCTCCCCGCCACCGAGCCGCGCCTGCTCGCGCTGACGTTGGATCCGGCGCTGTACGAGAAGCTGGAGTCCCAGGCGCGCAAGGCGAATGTCTCCCTGGCGAAGCTCGCGGCGGATGTGCTGGAGGGATGGCTGAAGTCGCGCTGACCGCGTGCCTTGGCTTGCCTTGCCCATGCCCCGGCTGAAGTTGACGCTCGAATACGAAGGCACCCGGTACGTGGGCTGGCAGGTGCAGCCCAATGGCCCGTCCATCCAGTCCACGCTCCAGGACGCGCTCCAGAAGCTCCTGGGCGAAGAACGCGTGTTCGTGGCCTCCGCCGGACGCACCGACTCGGGCGTGCACGCGACGGGGCAGGTGGCCAGCTTCGACACGCAGCGCGTGCTGCCAATGAAGGCCTACACCATGGGCCTCAACAGCATCCTCCCGCCGGACATCGCGGTGGTGGCCGCGGAGGAGGTGTCGCCGGAGTTCGACCCGCGCCGTTGGTCGCGCGGCAAGCGCTACCGCTACCGGGTGAGCAACCGGCGCACGCGCTCTCCACTGCTGCGCACGACGCACTGGGAGCTGTTCGCCCCGCTGGACGTGGAGGCCATGCGCCGCGCGGCCCAGGCGCTCGTGGGCCGGCATGACTTCTCCGCGTTCCGCGCCGCGGACTGCCAGGCGAAGCACGCGGTGCGCGAAATCCGGCAGGTGCGCGTGGAGGGCGCCTCCGGCGACACGGTGGCCTTCGTGGTGGAGGGCACCGCCTTCCTCAAGCACATGGTGCGCAACCTGGTGGGCACGCTGGTGGAGGTGGGCAAGGGCCGCCGCCCCGAGGCCTGGGTGGCCGAAGTGCTGGCCTCGCGCGAGCGCAAGCTGGCCGGGGTCACCGCGCCGCCGCAGGGGCTGGTGATGGAGGAGGTCTTCTACGGCGACGGCCCGCCTCCTCGCTCGGCGGGGGACGCGGCTGTCGGGGAAGAGGACGAAGGGTGAGAGTGCGATAGGCTTTCGGGCCGTGAGCTCCAAGCCCAGTGTCCTCGAACCCCTGCGCGTCCGCGTCCGCCGCTTCCAGTTCATCGTCGGACTGGGCTTCCTGTCGCTGGTGGTGGGCGCCATGCTCAGCGTGTCGCTGGTGCTGCGGCTGCACGCGCGGGTGAACGCGCTGCCGTCCGACTTCCTGCGCATTCCGGTGGCGGTGGTGCTGGAGGACCTGTGGGTGCTCGCGGTGCTGCCGGTGCTCTGCTACGGCGCCGCGCGCATCGTCGCGCTGCGCACGTGGACCACCGCCGTGGGGGCCGCGGTGTCCGGCGGCGTGTTCGTGATCGCGCTCAACTTTGTGCGCGACGGCTTCGAGGGACTCGCCACGGGCTGGGGCTTCGCGTCGGCATTGAGGATCGTGGCCTTCGTGGGAGGCATCCTGCTGAGCGCCCGGGCCATCCGCGCGGGCCGTGCCGCCGCCGAGAAGGGCTCCGCGGAAGCCGAGGCGAAGGCCGCCGCCCGCAAGTCGGAGTACGACGAGTTCCTCAAGGCTGCGGAAGCCGGGGGCGCGAGGCTGGAACAGCGCGAGGGGAGCGCCGCCGCCGAAGCTCCGGCCGCATCCCAGGGAACGCCCGCCGTTGGGGATTCCGCCGCGACGCAGGCACCTGCCGCCACCGCCCAGACGGGCGATGCGAGCAGCGTGGGAGAGGCCACCTCGAGCGACGTGCCGAAGACGCCCGCGGCTTGAGCGCGCGGGACGGGCTCGGCCGCACGGATGACGGCCAACGACAGAGGCGGCCCCGGCTCCTCGCCGAAGCCGCCTCGGGCTCAACGACCTACGGGTAGCAGGCCGCCTGGCGCAGGCCGGTGTCCTCGGGGAAGCCGAGGGCCACGTTGAAGTTCTGCACGGCCTGGCCGGCCATGCCCTTCACCAGGTTGTCCAGCGCCGCCATCACCGCCACGGAGCGGCCCTTCGTCGCCACGGAGATGTCGCAGAAATTGCTGCCCGCCACGGCCGCCACGCGCGGCGTGCCCTCCACGATGCGCACGAACTTCGAGCCCTCGTAGTAGCGGCGGTACTTCTCCGTCAGCGACTGCGTCACCACCGCGCCGCCGTGCTCCGGCCACTCGAACTGCACCGTGGCGAAGATGCCGCGCACCATGGGCGCCGAGTGCGGCACGAAGGCCAGCCGGTGCCGCTGCGCGCCGTGCGCCACCAGCATCACCTCCACCTCCGCCTCGTGCTGGTGCTCCAGCGGCTTGTACGCGCGGAAGTCATGCGCGCGCGTCGGGTGGTGCGTGCCCTCGCCCGGCAGCGAACCGGAGCCGGACGAGCCCGTCACACCCGACACCGCCAGCAGCCCCAGCCCTGGCGTGGCCGCGATGGGCAGGAGCGCCAGCTGCACCGCCGTGGCGAAGCAGCCCGGGTTGGCGATGCGCTTCGCCGTCTTCACCTGCTCGCGCTTCCACTCCGTGAGGCCGTAGGTGAACGTGCCCAGCAGGTCCGGCGCCGGGTGCGGCCGGCCGTAGGCGCCCGCGTACCGGCCCGGGTGGTCCAGGCGGAAGTCGGACGACAGGTCCACCAGCAGCAGCCGGTCCGTGAGGCCCGCGTCCGCCCACTGCTTCTCCATCCCGGCGAACTGCGACGCCAGGTCGCCGTGCCCCAGCGCGCTGAACACCACCGGGCGCTGCGAGTCCGCCAGCCAGCGCCAGTCCGGCTCCGCCTCGAAGCGGCCGTCCACCAGGCCGCGCAGGTGTGGGTGCACCTTGTGGATGGGCGAACCCGCGTGGTGCCGGGACACCACGCGGATGCCGGCGTTGCCGGGGTGGCCCGCGAGCAGCCGCAACAGCTCGCCTCCGCCGAAACCGGAGGCCCCCAGGATGTAGATGTGCGCAGGCGACGTCATGACTTCCTCCCCGCTCCCAGCTTGGGCGCGAGCTTCTCCACGATGAGATTCCCCAGGGCGTTCGGATCCGCGCGCGCGTTGCGAGCGGGCAGCCCCACCACCTGCTCCACGAAGCGCACGCCCACCGCGTTGTCCGTCGCGGGCCCGGCCACCATGTCCATCTCGATGCCGTACACCTCGCGCAGGTGCCGCACGCC
This DNA window, taken from Corallococcus coralloides DSM 2259, encodes the following:
- a CDS encoding amidohydrolase family protein, giving the protein MEGRLLLKNCAVFRADGRVRHGMAVVVEEGIIRRVAPDAEVPVLPGDWEVACRGRLVAPGLVDCHSHMVNGQLLPPNGDFLLRQPRSRLERMRSVANLLTAEDVEVLARFASARALLDGVSLVVDHLSCPTDVAGGLEAQARAANALGIRLVTSHSTHSLDGADVANAQADANADFVRRYREHPRVRGALGFHASYTCEDALLSRIAGLRKELNAAVVFHLAENEDDLSTTYATHGRRVVPRLDALGLLGPHAIAGYPRAVERSESERLAASGTFIALTPRATRSMDRAAESADGALSSLHLVGLGTGGHGTLQEELAGALVSMLSLARSGRMPDLDDSLAHLFVSGPAELCTRLYGKPSGGVEEGSIADLVVYDAIPAADPETGYSPFLLGQLTAARVAWTIVDGRVCVREGQLLGSDFVDLARDAAAALGRVWSRARLGS
- the argC gene encoding N-acetyl-gamma-glutamyl-phosphate reductase, producing the protein MTSPAHIYILGASGFGGGELLRLLAGHPGNAGIRVVSRHHAGSPIHKVHPHLRGLVDGRFEAEPDWRWLADSQRPVVFSALGHGDLASQFAGMEKQWADAGLTDRLLLVDLSSDFRLDHPGRYAGAYGRPHPAPDLLGTFTYGLTEWKREQVKTAKRIANPGCFATAVQLALLPIAATPGLGLLAVSGVTGSSGSGSLPGEGTHHPTRAHDFRAYKPLEHQHEAEVEVMLVAHGAQRHRLAFVPHSAPMVRGIFATVQFEWPEHGGAVVTQSLTEKYRRYYEGSKFVRIVEGTPRVAAVAGSNFCDISVATKGRSVAVMAALDNLVKGMAGQAVQNFNVALGFPEDTGLRQAACYP
- the truA gene encoding tRNA pseudouridine(38-40) synthase TruA — its product is MPRLKLTLEYEGTRYVGWQVQPNGPSIQSTLQDALQKLLGEERVFVASAGRTDSGVHATGQVASFDTQRVLPMKAYTMGLNSILPPDIAVVAAEEVSPEFDPRRWSRGKRYRYRVSNRRTRSPLLRTTHWELFAPLDVEAMRRAAQALVGRHDFSAFRAADCQAKHAVREIRQVRVEGASGDTVAFVVEGTAFLKHMVRNLVGTLVEVGKGRRPEAWVAEVLASRERKLAGVTAPPQGLVMEEVFYGDGPPPRSAGDAAVGEEDEG
- a CDS encoding serine/threonine protein kinase gives rise to the protein MAPAASSPPRDAFRFGNYRLIDRIAVGGMAEIFLAHQLDASGDETPIVIKRIRPHLSKHAAFVKMFLNEARLAAQLNHPNIVQIHDLGKIVDSYFIAMEYVSGRDMRRVVPKAESLGIPFPMVYALKIASCVCAGLHYAHQKKDRYGNPLNIVHRDVTPENIVVAFDGSVKVLDFGIAKAANQVEETRSGEIKGKLSYLSPEQCLGRPLDCRSDIFSLGTVLYEWLTGFKLFTGESDVAVMRSITEAKIYAPSYFREDLPERVEAILMRALARDRERRYQTALEMQRDLDAFLESYDFTPSPLHLANFVKQLFEDERPQELKRLSTRQSSAPTSEMALELAEVAAHVDGPPTEAMRMDDLPATEPRLLALTLDPALYEKLESQARKANVSLAKLAADVLEGWLKSR
- a CDS encoding class I SAM-dependent rRNA methyltransferase, translated to MSALPPRLVDLLRASRARRGPLLADSATSAFRLLNGAADGVPDVTADLFGDVVVVSLYRDLTDAEEVTLLDAAVAAWTPRSVYLKRRPREARVLANVAKDALAPESAARGEPVEDFVAKENGLSFHIHPGQGLSVGLYLDMRDTRAWLQAQASGLTVLNLFAYTCAFGVAATAGGAKRVLNMDASRRVLEWGEENARLNGQAVDRYDYVAGDVFDWLGRLAKKGESFDVVVADPPSFSTTKTTRFSAARDYARLAEAAAKVVAPRGRLVACCNLAGLPSRRFEAMVLEGVTRAGRNGKTVGSLGPSGLDFPTPPGEEPALKVHVVQLR